The Faecalibacter sp. LW9 genome has a segment encoding these proteins:
- the der gene encoding ribosome biogenesis GTPase Der has product MSNLVAIVGRPNVGKSTFFNRLIQKRQAIVDDTSGVTRDRHYGKSEWIGKEFTVIDTGGYVVGSDDTFEEEIRKQVELAIDEANVILFVVDNQAGLTDMDKEVGALLRRTKKPTFLVVNKVDTNKNLHDTYEFYNLGFEKMHTISAMTGSGTGELLDEVVECFEEVEYEDPYEGLPRVTIVGRPNAGKSTFINALLGEERNIVTDIAGTTRDSIETLYNKFGQEFVLVDTAGMRKKGKVSEDLEFYSVMRSIRAIEECDVCVLMVDATRGIEAQDLNILHLAEKNRKGVVILINKWDLVEKETNTMKEFEEQLRRRIAPFNDIPILFISALTKQRVHKAVETFIRVYENRSRRIRTSKLNEIMLPLIEITPPPAIKGKYIKIKYVTQLPTKTPQFAFFANLPQYVKDPYKRFIENHLRREFDFSGVPIEIYFRKK; this is encoded by the coding sequence ATGTCAAATTTAGTTGCAATTGTAGGAAGACCAAACGTTGGTAAATCAACTTTCTTCAACCGTTTAATCCAAAAAAGACAAGCAATCGTAGATGACACTTCGGGTGTTACACGTGACCGTCACTATGGAAAATCGGAGTGGATTGGTAAAGAATTTACTGTAATCGATACCGGAGGGTATGTCGTTGGTTCAGATGATACCTTTGAAGAGGAGATCCGTAAGCAAGTAGAATTAGCTATCGACGAAGCAAATGTTATTTTATTCGTTGTAGATAATCAGGCTGGTTTAACGGACATGGATAAGGAAGTTGGCGCTCTTTTAAGACGCACTAAGAAGCCTACATTCTTAGTTGTGAATAAGGTCGATACCAACAAAAATTTACACGATACCTATGAGTTCTATAACTTAGGTTTCGAAAAAATGCACACGATTTCTGCAATGACAGGATCGGGTACTGGTGAATTATTAGATGAAGTCGTAGAATGCTTTGAAGAAGTTGAATACGAAGATCCATACGAAGGTTTACCTCGTGTGACAATTGTAGGACGTCCTAATGCAGGGAAGTCTACATTTATTAATGCTTTATTAGGTGAAGAACGTAACATTGTTACAGATATCGCCGGAACAACTCGTGATTCGATCGAGACTTTATACAACAAATTTGGGCAAGAGTTCGTTTTAGTGGACACTGCCGGAATGCGTAAAAAAGGTAAAGTAAGTGAAGATTTAGAGTTTTACTCTGTGATGCGATCTATTCGTGCCATCGAAGAATGTGATGTTTGTGTTTTGATGGTAGATGCTACTCGTGGTATCGAAGCTCAGGATTTAAATATCTTACATTTAGCAGAGAAAAACCGTAAAGGAGTTGTTATTTTAATCAACAAATGGGATTTAGTTGAGAAAGAAACAAACACGATGAAAGAATTTGAAGAACAATTACGTCGTCGTATTGCTCCTTTCAACGATATTCCGATTCTATTTATTTCTGCTTTAACAAAACAACGTGTACACAAAGCGGTAGAAACATTTATTCGTGTGTACGAAAACCGTTCTCGTCGTATCCGTACAAGTAAGTTAAACGAAATTATGTTACCATTAATCGAGATTACTCCTCCTCCAGCAATCAAAGGAAAGTACATTAAGATTAAATATGTAACACAATTACCAACAAAAACACCACAGTTTGCATTCTTTGCAAACTTACCACAGTATGTGAAAGATCCATACAAACGTTTTATTGAAAATCATTTAAGACGTGAGTTTGATTTCTCAGGTGTTCCAATCGAAATTTATTTCAGAAAAAAATAA
- a CDS encoding AEC family transporter — protein MSSLILMFLCLSVGIAIKKLPNFPKNTHVVLNQFVLFISLPAMALYYLPEIKIGWDLLFPASVAYIGFLFALIIFVPLAKIFGWSKKLLGCLLLTAGLGNTSFVGIPIIQALYGDEGIKSLIIVDIPGTVVVLSSAGMLTAIACSKGKSNAKSILMNLIKFPPFIAFLFGLIMLGLNLHFPDSIREVFAKLMATVSPLALVSVGFQLKIERRSKHWKFLALGLFYCLLIWPIVCFVIYCLGFQQTGIPIKVSIMEAAMPPMITGAILAVQYGLKPRLANMMIGVGIPISFLTLAIWYFFLEWYLGV, from the coding sequence ATGTCCAGTTTAATTTTGATGTTCTTATGTTTATCCGTCGGGATAGCTATTAAGAAATTACCCAATTTTCCAAAAAATACGCATGTTGTTTTAAATCAATTTGTTCTGTTTATTTCGTTGCCTGCAATGGCATTGTATTATTTGCCTGAAATTAAAATTGGTTGGGATCTCTTGTTTCCTGCTTCAGTGGCTTATATTGGATTTTTATTTGCACTTATCATTTTTGTGCCATTAGCGAAAATATTTGGATGGTCTAAAAAATTATTAGGATGTCTTTTATTGACAGCAGGTTTAGGAAACACTTCATTTGTTGGAATTCCAATTATTCAAGCATTGTATGGGGATGAAGGAATTAAATCGTTGATTATTGTCGATATTCCTGGTACAGTGGTGGTATTGTCTAGTGCAGGGATGTTAACAGCGATAGCGTGTTCAAAAGGAAAATCGAATGCGAAGTCCATTTTGATGAACTTAATTAAATTTCCGCCGTTTATAGCGTTTCTATTCGGATTAATTATGCTTGGTCTTAATTTACATTTTCCAGATTCTATACGCGAGGTATTTGCAAAATTAATGGCTACAGTAAGTCCATTAGCACTGGTCTCAGTAGGATTTCAATTGAAGATCGAGCGAAGAAGTAAACATTGGAAGTTTTTAGCCTTAGGTTTATTCTACTGTTTATTAATTTGGCCTATCGTATGTTTTGTTATTTATTGTTTAGGTTTTCAACAAACAGGAATTCCAATTAAAGTTTCTATTATGGAAGCAGCAATGCCCCCAATGATTACAGGAGCCATTTTAGCGGTACAATATGGATTAAAACCACGATTAGCTAATATGATGATTGGAGTGGGAATTCCAATCTCATTTTTAACATTAGCGATTTGGTATTTTTTCTTAGAATGGTATTTAGGAGTATAA
- a CDS encoding adenylyltransferase/cytidyltransferase family protein — protein MKIGITFSAFDLLHAGHIKMLEDAKKHCDYLIVGLQTDPTLDRPEKNKPTQTVVERYIQLKGCKYVDEIVPYATEQDLEDILRAFDIDVRILGVEYKDKNFTGREYCEEKGIELYFNSRDHRFSSSGLRKVVAEKEQLKLLKQA, from the coding sequence ATGAAAATCGGTATTACATTCAGTGCATTTGATTTATTACATGCCGGGCATATTAAAATGTTAGAGGATGCCAAAAAACATTGTGATTATCTTATTGTAGGATTACAAACTGACCCTACATTAGACCGCCCAGAAAAAAACAAACCCACTCAGACTGTTGTTGAGCGTTACATTCAATTAAAAGGATGTAAATACGTGGATGAAATTGTACCTTATGCTACAGAACAAGATTTGGAAGACATTTTAAGAGCTTTTGATATTGATGTTCGTATTTTAGGTGTAGAGTACAAAGACAAAAATTTTACAGGAAGAGAATATTGTGAAGAGAAGGGAATTGAATTATATTTTAACTCAAGAGATCACCGTTTTTCAAGCTCAGGATTACGCAAAGTTGTCGCTGAAAAGGAGCAATTGAAATTATTAAAACAAGCATAA
- a CDS encoding phosphomannose isomerase type II C-terminal cupin domain, whose translation MEIGNRPWGTYYVLEDEATHKVKRIEVNIGGRLSYQYHKHRAEVWTIIKGTAKVTLDGVDTVYKPGEVVIIPLQAKHRIQNIGDETLIFVEVQHGSYFGEDDIIRIEDDYNRGND comes from the coding sequence ATGGAGATTGGTAACAGACCGTGGGGTACTTATTATGTATTGGAAGATGAAGCGACACATAAAGTAAAACGCATCGAGGTAAATATCGGTGGACGTTTATCTTACCAATATCACAAACACCGCGCAGAAGTATGGACAATTATCAAAGGAACAGCTAAAGTCACTTTAGATGGTGTAGATACAGTTTATAAACCTGGCGAAGTCGTTATTATTCCATTACAAGCCAAGCACCGAATCCAAAACATTGGTGACGAAACTTTAATTTTTGTTGAAGTTCAGCATGGTTCATATTTTGGTGAAGATGACATCATCCGCATCGAAGATGATTACAATCGCGGAAACGATTAA
- the cls gene encoding cardiolipin synthase has product MDLGINWIEIWVLVKEWYWIPLTLIYISVIFTILIENKNPTKTIAWILVIILIPLLGILLYYFFGQDFKKDLYFKKIDKKTSAEFIRNWKKINHLIEKDFEKIETLIGSQVKVFKYLNHTLSSPPFIHNHVRLLRNGEEKFPEFLAAIQQAKHHIHLEYYIFEPDHIGLKIIDTLIKKSNEGVEVRITTDDFGSPKLNKRYRELFKNSKVQYQTFLPVRFNSLANSNFRNHRKILIVDGEIAFVGGINISDKYINNNQNALYWRDTSLMIKGDAVNLLQLRFWMDWKMADGDDFNVFGYDYVKIHDEVKKGAVVGFAFTSPGASVPSAMESMILAITLAKRKIRITTPYFIPSDEFKSALLIAANSGVEVELLMPKVGDSLIVQEASLSFTKRLMEDGVKVYLYEKGFVHAKTITIDDDLAFIGTVNLDNRSFFINFELTAVVHDKILISNMIKDFDEDRFNSMLMTIEKWKNVSMFRRAFASICRLLAPIL; this is encoded by the coding sequence ATGGATTTAGGCATTAACTGGATAGAGATTTGGGTATTGGTAAAAGAGTGGTACTGGATACCACTCACGTTAATTTATATCAGCGTTATTTTTACAATTCTCATTGAAAATAAAAATCCTACCAAAACAATCGCTTGGATTTTGGTCATCATCTTAATTCCATTACTAGGGATTTTATTGTATTATTTTTTTGGACAAGATTTTAAAAAGGATCTCTATTTTAAAAAGATTGATAAAAAAACATCAGCCGAATTTATCCGAAATTGGAAGAAAATCAATCATTTAATTGAAAAAGATTTTGAAAAAATCGAAACATTAATCGGTAGCCAAGTAAAAGTTTTTAAATACCTCAACCATACTTTATCCTCTCCACCTTTTATTCATAATCATGTTCGATTATTACGGAATGGGGAAGAAAAATTTCCTGAATTTTTAGCAGCTATCCAACAAGCAAAACACCATATTCATTTGGAATACTATATTTTTGAACCCGATCATATCGGGCTTAAAATTATTGACACACTTATCAAAAAATCTAATGAAGGGGTAGAAGTTCGTATCACGACGGATGATTTTGGTTCTCCAAAATTGAATAAGAGGTATCGTGAGTTATTTAAAAACTCGAAGGTTCAATACCAAACTTTTTTACCGGTGAGGTTTAATTCGTTGGCCAATTCGAACTTTCGAAATCACCGTAAGATCTTAATTGTGGATGGAGAAATTGCTTTTGTAGGAGGCATTAATATATCTGATAAGTATATTAATAACAATCAGAATGCATTGTACTGGCGGGATACATCTTTAATGATCAAAGGAGATGCCGTAAATCTATTGCAATTACGATTTTGGATGGATTGGAAGATGGCAGATGGAGATGATTTTAACGTGTTTGGATATGATTACGTTAAGATTCATGATGAGGTAAAGAAAGGAGCAGTAGTTGGATTCGCATTTACTTCACCGGGAGCATCTGTTCCTTCTGCGATGGAGTCAATGATTTTAGCCATTACCCTTGCAAAGAGAAAAATCCGTATTACAACACCTTATTTTATTCCAAGTGACGAATTTAAATCAGCCCTTTTGATTGCTGCAAATAGTGGAGTAGAAGTTGAACTTTTAATGCCCAAGGTGGGTGATTCTCTAATTGTGCAAGAAGCATCGCTTTCTTTTACAAAACGTTTGATGGAAGATGGAGTAAAAGTTTATTTATACGAAAAAGGCTTTGTGCATGCTAAAACAATTACTATTGATGACGATTTAGCCTTTATAGGAACAGTGAATCTTGATAATCGTAGTTTCTTTATTAATTTTGAATTAACAGCTGTTGTACACGATAAAATTCTGATCAGTAATATGATAAAAGATTTTGATGAAGATCGCTTCAATTCAATGTTAATGACCATTGAGAAATGGAAAAATGTATCGATGTTTCGAAGAGCATTTGCATCCATATGTCGACTATTAGCCCCAATATTATAA
- a CDS encoding GNAT family N-acetyltransferase translates to MEIRFIEPEEKEKIKALFVREWKSDVMISREKKHQIEDLETIIALENEKIEGILTFHTMGNQAEIVSLDSFDEGKGIGTTLLDFTLNHFKSMKLDRIWLITSNDNCHAMRFYKKRGWKMVNIHFNAIEEARKIKPEIPLVGYDGIPILHEIEFEYSL, encoded by the coding sequence ATGGAAATACGTTTTATAGAACCTGAAGAAAAAGAAAAGATAAAAGCTTTATTTGTACGCGAATGGAAATCCGATGTCATGATTTCGCGCGAGAAGAAACATCAAATAGAAGATTTAGAAACGATTATTGCTCTTGAAAATGAAAAAATTGAAGGAATATTAACGTTTCATACTATGGGGAATCAAGCTGAAATTGTTTCTTTGGATAGTTTTGATGAAGGAAAAGGGATTGGAACAACATTGTTAGATTTTACCTTAAATCATTTTAAAAGCATGAAGTTAGACCGAATATGGTTAATTACTTCAAATGATAATTGCCATGCGATGCGTTTTTATAAAAAAAGAGGATGGAAAATGGTAAATATACATTTCAATGCGATTGAAGAAGCTCGAAAAATTAAACCTGAAATTCCTTTGGTTGGATACGATGGAATTCCTATTCTACACGAAATTGAATTTGAATATAGTTTATGA
- a CDS encoding IS3 family transposase (programmed frameshift) produces MNSSDSERKKRTQRDYTLGFKLAVVSQIEKGDFTYKQAQKCYGIQGRSTVLVWLRKYGNLDWSKPIIHTMSKSEETPAQKIKRLEQELADEKLRVKILNTMIDIADEQLGTQIRKKYNTQQSSNSKNKITVSCSCRLLGLSRQSFYAALKRHSIRESELLQVKKLVLEVRIKLPRIGTRKLYYILNEQLKELNIKMGRDALFDYLRRENLLITPKKQYTRTTFSKHWLRKHPNLYKEIEINKPEQVFVSDITYVKTKQAVCYLSLVTDAYSRKIMGYSVSENMNAENVSIALKMAIKNRINNEKLIHHSDRGLQYCSEYYQTILKQNQIIPSMTDGYDCYQNALAERINGILKQEFLIEKTKDITELTKMVEQSVYLYNNTRPHLSLNMQTPEMRHKKSEEIKSLQI; encoded by the exons ATGAACTCATCAGATTCAGAAAGAAAAAAGAGAACACAACGCGATTACACCTTAGGCTTTAAATTAGCCGTTGTATCCCAAATAGAAAAAGGCGACTTTACTTACAAACAAGCTCAAAAATGCTATGGAATACAAGGAAGAAGTACAGTTTTGGTTTGGCTCAGAAAATATGGTAACTTAGATTGGAGCAAACCAATTATTCATACTATGTCAAAATCAGAAGAAACTCCAGCGCAAAAAATTAAACGGTTAGAACAAGAATTGGCTGATGAAAAGCTAAGAGTCAAAATACTTAATACAATGATTGATATAGCCGATGAACAGCTTGGTACTCAAATCAGAAAAAAGTACAATACCCAACAATCCTCAAACTCCAAAAACAAG ATAACTGTTTCTTGCTCATGTCGATTGCTTGGGTTAAGTCGCCAAAGTTTCTATGCTGCACTAAAACGTCATTCTATTCGAGAATCAGAGCTTTTACAGGTTAAAAAATTAGTTCTAGAAGTTCGAATAAAATTACCAAGAATAGGAACTCGAAAGCTTTATTATATTCTGAATGAACAGCTAAAAGAGCTAAACATAAAGATGGGTCGAGATGCTTTGTTTGATTATCTGAGAAGAGAAAATTTACTTATAACACCTAAAAAACAATACACAAGAACCACATTCTCTAAACATTGGTTAAGGAAACATCCTAATTTATACAAAGAAATAGAGATTAATAAACCAGAACAGGTCTTTGTAAGTGATATAACGTATGTAAAAACCAAGCAAGCCGTTTGTTATCTTTCTTTAGTGACAGATGCTTATAGTCGAAAAATAATGGGTTATTCTGTAAGTGAAAATATGAATGCGGAAAATGTATCTATAGCGCTAAAAATGGCTATTAAAAATAGAATAAATAATGAGAAATTAATCCATCATTCGGATAGAGGCTTACAGTATTGCTCGGAATATTATCAGACAATTTTAAAACAAAATCAGATCATACCATCGATGACAGACGGCTATGATTGTTATCAAAATGCTTTAGCGGAAAGAATTAATGGGATATTGAAACAAGAGTTTTTAATCGAAAAAACAAAAGATATTACTGAATTAACCAAAATGGTAGAACAAAGTGTGTATCTTTATAATAACACACGACCTCATTTGAGTCTCAATATGCAGACCCCTGAAATGAGACACAAAAAATCCGAAGAAATAAAATCTCTTCAGATATAA
- the metG gene encoding methionine--tRNA ligase translates to MCKTNRYTITAALPYANGPLHIGHMAGVYVPSDIFARYLRRKGKDVAFIGGSDEHGIPITIRAKNEGVTPQDIVDRYHENIKSTLENFGVTFDVYSRTTSAKHKEVAQDFFKTLYDNGKFTEEVSEQYYDEEAKEFLADRYIRGECPKCQNPDAYGDQCEKCGSTLSPEELINPRSALSGNTPIKKETKNWYLPLDQYQDFLKEWILDGHKDDWKSNVYGQVKSWLDDGLKPRAMTRDLNWGIPVPVEGAEGKVMYVWFDAPIGYISFTQEWAEKNGKDWKDYWQNEETKLVHFIGKDNIVFHCIIFPTMMKAHGDYIMPDNVPANEFLNLEDDKISTSRNWAVWAHEYLEDFPGQADTLRYVLTANMPENKDNNFTWKDFQTKNNSELVGILGNFINRVMVLSHKYYQGIVPTKTIEFEEVAQIKGFATRIGEHIEKYEFRAALTEYMNLARLGNQFLQAQEPWKKGDNPEEVKGIMNAATQIAVALGQLAEPFLPFASEKILNMMNVDKIDWNTLESTDEFVAEGHQLGESALIFGKIEDEAVEAQIHKLQESKTKNNMTNPNAEPQKELISFDDFQKMDIRIGTILEAKKVEKADKLFELKVDTGMDVRTIVSGIAEHFTLEEVVGKQAMVLANLAPRKIRGIESHGMLLFADKADGKLTFVNPEAETPNGVQVG, encoded by the coding sequence ATGTGTAAAACAAATAGATATACAATTACGGCTGCGTTACCATACGCAAACGGACCATTACATATCGGGCATATGGCAGGAGTTTACGTACCTTCTGACATCTTTGCGCGTTACTTAAGAAGAAAAGGGAAAGATGTAGCGTTTATCGGTGGATCAGATGAACACGGAATTCCAATTACTATTCGTGCGAAAAACGAAGGAGTAACTCCCCAAGATATCGTTGACCGTTACCACGAAAACATCAAATCTACTTTAGAAAATTTCGGAGTTACTTTTGATGTTTACTCACGTACAACTTCAGCAAAGCATAAAGAAGTTGCCCAAGATTTCTTCAAAACTTTATATGATAACGGAAAATTTACAGAAGAAGTTTCTGAACAATATTACGACGAAGAGGCAAAAGAATTCTTAGCGGATCGATACATCCGTGGAGAATGTCCTAAATGTCAAAATCCAGATGCTTATGGAGATCAATGTGAAAAATGTGGATCTACGTTAAGTCCAGAAGAATTAATTAATCCTCGTTCCGCTTTATCTGGAAACACTCCAATTAAAAAAGAAACGAAAAACTGGTATTTACCATTAGACCAATATCAAGATTTCTTAAAAGAATGGATTTTGGATGGGCATAAAGACGATTGGAAGTCGAATGTGTACGGACAAGTTAAATCATGGTTAGACGATGGTTTAAAACCTCGTGCAATGACGCGTGATTTAAACTGGGGAATTCCAGTTCCTGTTGAAGGAGCGGAAGGAAAAGTAATGTACGTTTGGTTTGATGCGCCAATTGGATATATTTCTTTCACGCAAGAATGGGCGGAGAAAAACGGAAAAGATTGGAAAGATTACTGGCAAAATGAAGAAACGAAATTAGTTCACTTCATCGGTAAAGATAACATCGTTTTCCACTGTATCATTTTCCCTACAATGATGAAAGCCCACGGTGATTACATTATGCCTGATAATGTACCAGCCAACGAGTTCTTAAACTTAGAAGATGATAAAATTTCAACTTCAAGAAACTGGGCTGTTTGGGCACACGAATACTTAGAAGATTTCCCAGGACAAGCCGATACATTACGTTATGTATTAACAGCTAACATGCCTGAGAATAAAGATAACAACTTTACGTGGAAAGATTTCCAAACGAAAAACAACTCAGAGTTAGTTGGTATTTTAGGAAACTTCATCAACCGTGTCATGGTTTTATCACACAAATATTACCAAGGAATTGTTCCTACTAAAACAATCGAATTTGAAGAAGTAGCACAAATCAAAGGATTTGCGACTCGTATCGGTGAACACATCGAGAAATATGAATTCCGTGCTGCTTTAACAGAATACATGAACTTAGCACGTTTAGGAAACCAATTCTTACAAGCACAAGAGCCTTGGAAAAAAGGTGATAATCCTGAAGAAGTAAAAGGAATTATGAATGCAGCGACTCAAATTGCTGTGGCTTTAGGACAATTAGCTGAACCATTCTTACCATTCGCTTCGGAGAAGATTCTAAACATGATGAACGTAGATAAAATCGACTGGAATACATTAGAATCAACGGACGAATTCGTTGCTGAAGGACATCAATTAGGAGAATCAGCATTAATTTTCGGTAAAATCGAAGACGAAGCCGTAGAAGCGCAAATCCATAAATTACAAGAAAGTAAAACAAAAAATAATATGACGAATCCAAATGCTGAACCTCAAAAAGAATTAATATCTTTTGATGATTTCCAAAAAATGGATATCCGTATCGGAACAATTTTAGAAGCGAAGAAAGTAGAAAAAGCAGATAAATTATTCGAATTAAAAGTGGATACAGGAATGGATGTTCGTACAATCGTTTCTGGAATTGCTGAGCACTTTACTTTAGAAGAAGTGGTTGGTAAACAAGCCATGGTTTTAGCAAATTTAGCACCTCGTAAAATTCGTGGAATCGAATCGCACGGAATGTTATTATTTGCGGATAAAGCAGACGGAAAATTAACGTTCGTTAATCCTGAAGCTGAAACGCCAAACGGTGTACAAGTAGGATAA
- a CDS encoding transglycosylase domain-containing protein → MENKNNTKKVTQSKKQGSFFGKMVKLLWLGFFAVVLGIAGTFWAASNGWLGEIPDVRDLENPDIYVSSEIISSDGVLLDRFETERRTPVDYKDLPPHLVDALLAKEDVRFFAHPGIDAKAAMRAVTSAGEAGGGSTITQQLAKQLYTKDPASNVMKRGLQKIKEWVTSVQLEKLYTKEEIIAMYFNKFDFIYGAKGIESAAKVYFNKTTKELDVVESATLVSMFQNPVAFNPLKFPEVSKEKRNLVIDQMVKYNKLTKAQGDEYKAMPLVTDRQYITQQDETYSAYFKTALRKEIEDWLVDYEKETGKTYNLDKDGLKIYVTLDSRMQLLAEEAVKKHLKGLQEKFFAEQRGRKLAPFYNITDAKRNALLDQAVKRTDLYKKMKENGSTDEEIKTAFNTPKDSVKFFTWNGVKYMKDQTLMDSIIYHKHILQAGLMSMDPKDGTIKAWVGGINWDYFKFDHVKQARRQVGSTFKPFVYATAINQLGLTPCHTISNDRIPGKWSPRNANGRYGGSQSLRTALAQSTNVVAARLIMQTGEDAVIQMCRDLGVESPITKDPTIALGSADLSLYEMVGALSAFANGGIYIKPQLILRIEDKQGKVIRDYTPTTREVVNEYVAYTMIDLMKGVSDGGTGSWIRTRYNITSEVAGKTGTTNENSDGWYMGLTPNLVTGVWVGNEDRAAHFGSTAMGQGAATALPIWAYYMQSVYAKGNTFGVLASDKFEKPSDIDSRWDCSSLMGFHQYQQVHNNDIIEGTGESIDHNAPEPQELIIEE, encoded by the coding sequence ATGGAAAACAAAAACAATACTAAAAAAGTAACTCAGTCGAAAAAACAAGGTTCGTTTTTCGGGAAAATGGTTAAACTACTTTGGTTAGGATTTTTTGCTGTCGTGTTAGGAATTGCAGGTACTTTTTGGGCTGCATCCAATGGATGGCTAGGTGAAATTCCTGATGTACGTGATCTTGAAAATCCGGACATTTATGTATCCTCTGAAATTATTTCTTCAGATGGTGTCCTATTGGATCGTTTTGAGACTGAGCGTCGTACTCCTGTCGATTATAAAGATTTACCACCTCATTTGGTAGATGCTTTATTAGCGAAAGAAGATGTTCGTTTCTTCGCACACCCTGGAATTGATGCTAAAGCTGCAATGCGTGCTGTAACTTCTGCAGGAGAAGCAGGAGGGGGATCAACGATTACCCAACAGTTAGCGAAGCAATTGTATACCAAAGATCCTGCATCTAATGTTATGAAACGTGGTTTACAAAAAATCAAAGAATGGGTAACTTCAGTTCAATTAGAGAAATTATATACCAAAGAAGAAATTATTGCAATGTACTTCAATAAATTCGACTTCATTTATGGAGCGAAAGGAATTGAGTCTGCTGCAAAAGTTTACTTTAATAAAACAACAAAAGAATTGGATGTTGTAGAATCTGCAACATTAGTTTCGATGTTTCAAAATCCCGTTGCTTTTAACCCATTAAAATTCCCTGAAGTTTCGAAAGAAAAAAGAAACTTGGTGATTGATCAAATGGTGAAATACAACAAACTAACGAAGGCTCAAGGTGATGAATATAAAGCAATGCCTTTGGTAACTGATCGTCAATACATCACTCAACAGGATGAAACATACTCAGCTTACTTCAAAACAGCTCTTCGTAAAGAGATTGAGGATTGGTTAGTAGATTATGAAAAAGAAACTGGAAAAACATACAATTTAGATAAAGATGGTCTTAAGATTTACGTAACCTTAGATTCTCGTATGCAATTATTGGCTGAAGAGGCTGTTAAGAAGCATTTGAAAGGTTTACAAGAAAAATTCTTTGCGGAACAACGTGGACGTAAATTGGCTCCTTTTTATAACATTACTGATGCAAAACGTAATGCTTTATTAGATCAAGCGGTAAAACGTACTGATTTATATAAGAAAATGAAGGAGAATGGAAGTACAGATGAAGAGATTAAAACTGCTTTCAATACACCGAAAGACTCTGTGAAATTCTTTACTTGGAATGGTGTTAAATACATGAAAGATCAAACTTTAATGGATTCCATCATTTATCATAAACACATTTTACAAGCCGGTTTAATGTCAATGGACCCAAAAGATGGTACAATTAAAGCTTGGGTTGGAGGTATCAATTGGGATTATTTTAAATTTGACCACGTAAAACAAGCGCGTCGTCAAGTTGGTTCTACATTCAAACCATTTGTTTATGCAACAGCTATTAATCAATTAGGTTTAACACCTTGTCATACCATTTCAAATGATCGTATCCCTGGAAAATGGTCACCACGTAATGCAAATGGACGATACGGAGGTTCACAATCTTTAAGAACCGCATTAGCTCAATCGACAAATGTTGTTGCAGCTCGTTTGATTATGCAAACAGGTGAAGATGCTGTAATCCAAATGTGTCGCGATTTAGGTGTAGAGTCTCCAATTACAAAAGACCCTACAATTGCCTTAGGTTCTGCTGATTTGTCGTTATATGAAATGGTTGGTGCATTAAGTGCATTTGCCAATGGAGGTATTTACATCAAACCTCAGTTAATTTTAAGAATTGAAGATAAACAAGGTAAAGTAATCCGTGACTATACACCAACAACACGTGAAGTGGTTAATGAATATGTTGCCTATACAATGATCGACTTGATGAAAGGTGTATCTGACGGTGGTACAGGATCTTGGATTCGTACACGTTATAACATCACATCAGAAGTTGCTGGTAAAACAGGTACAACCAATGAAAACTCTGATGGTTGGTACATGGGATTAACACCTAACTTAGTTACAGGAGTTTGGGTTGGTAACGAAGACCGTGCAGCTCACTTCGGTAGTACAGCCATGGGGCAAGGTGCTGCTACTGCCCTACCTATTTGGGCTTATTATATGCAATCGGTTTATGCGAAAGGAAATACATTTGGTGTATTAGCAAGCGATAAGTTTGAAAAACCAAGTGATATTGATTCACGTTGGGATTGTTCATCACTAATGGGATTCCATCAGTACCAACAAGTTCATAACAATGATATTATTGAAGGTACAGGAGAATCAATTGATCATAATGCACCAGAACCGCAAGAACTAATTATCGAAGAATAA